A genome region from Stegostoma tigrinum isolate sSteTig4 chromosome 37, sSteTig4.hap1, whole genome shotgun sequence includes the following:
- the ghitm gene encoding growth hormone-inducible transmembrane protein produces the protein MFAAKFTCLRNLPALSLRPVLTQGGPAWRSCNFKGTQWLLQPKQNYATKSRVNIRRTKTMREKMKEAVFSPSLETAARFDSTGRLLVAGGAAVGLGALCYYGLGMSNEIGAIEKAVVWPQYVKERIRSTYMYFSGGIGLTALSAVAISRSPAIMNLMMKNSFLAIGASFAAMIGASVLVRSIPYEEGLNSKHLAWILHSGVMGAMVAPMVLLGGPILMRAAWYTVGIVGGLSTVAMCAPSEKFLHIGGPLAVGLGLVFASSIGSMFLPPTSAFGAGLYSVAVYGGLVLFGMFLLYDTQKVIKRAEMYPVYGIRKFDPINACMGIYMDTLNIFIRVATILSSSGTGRKN, from the exons ATGTTCGCAGCAAAGTTCACCTGTCTGAGAAATTTACCAGCCCTGAGCCTGAGGCCAGTTCTCACCCAAGGGGGTCCAGCATGGAGGAGCTGCAACTTTAAAGGCACTCAGTGGCTTCTGCAGCCCAAACAA AATTATGCCACCAAGTCACGTGTTAACATACGACGGACAAAAACAATGCGTGAAAAGATGAAGGAAGCAGTATTCAGCCCTTCGTTGGAAACTGCAGCAAGAT TCGACTCCACAGGAAGATTGCTTGTGGCTGGAGGAGCAGCTGTAGGTCTTGGGGCACTTTGTTACTATGGACTGGGAATGTCCAACGAGATTGGAGCCATTGAGAAAGCTGT CGTTTGGCCACAGTACGTGAAAGAAAGGATCCGCTCCACATACATGTATTTTTCAGGAGGTATAGGACTCACAGCACTGTCGGCTGTAGCAATCAGCAGATCACCAGCAATCATGAATCTCATGATGAAGAATTCCTTCCTG GCAATAGGAGCATCATTTGCAGCAATGATAGGAGCAAGTGTTTTGGTGAGGTCCATACCCTATGAAGAAGGGCTGAATTCGAAGCACTTAGCCTGGATACTGCATTCGG GTGTGATGGGAGCTATGGTTGCTCCAATGGTTCTTCTTGGTGGCCCCATCCTAATGAGAGCTGCCTGGTACACAGTAGGGATTGTCGGTGGTCTCTCCACTGTGGCGATGTGTGCCCCCAGTGAAAAGTTCCTGCACATTGGTGGGCCATTGGCTGTTGGTCTGGGATTGGTTTTTGCTTCCTCTATAG GCTCCATGTTCCTGCCCCCTACCTCAGCATTTGGCGCTGGTCTGTACTCTGTAGCTGTCTATGGAGGCCTTGTCCTTTTTGGCATGTTCCTGTTGTATGATACCCAAAAGGTGATCAAACGAGCAGAGATGTACCCAGTATACGGCATTCGAAAATTTGATCCCATTAATGC GTGTATGGGGATCTATATGGATACATTAAATATCTTCATTCGAGTAGCAACTATTCTGTCAAGCAGTGGCACTGGCAGGAAGAACTGA